TTGAAATATTCAATATATAGATCTCTAAGTTTCACTCCCGTTGGGATTGCTTCTCCTTTCCCAAAGAACTTCATATTATCACCTCCCAAAGCAAGATAGTCTGAAGTCGCAATATAGTAGTCTTTGTTCGGATCTATTGTTTTTCCGTTAACTAAAGATTGGGTTAATTGTCCGTTTTTTGTTTCAATATATAAGTGAGAAACAGGGTTGTTTACCTGTGTTTTTGCATAATATTCAAAAAGTCCGGGTAAATCAGCACCTTTCATTTTCACAATAATCAATTCATTTTCAAAAGGCATTACTTCAAAAACATTTTTCAGCATAATGTCCCCTTTTCCAATAGTAGTACGAATTCCTCCGATATTGATTAAGGCTGCATCTACATTTTGCTTAAGATTAGCCTTTGTCCATTGATCTCCTCCTTCCAAAGTATAATCAGCTAAAAGATTCCCCAGATTGCTGTTATCTCCCTGTTTTGTAAGATCTACACTGGTATGAGAAATCTTTTGGTTCATTTCTTTATCCAGTTTTTGCTTATAGGGTTCAATAAACTTTACAAACTCCTCATCATTTTTTAGCTCATTATTAATAGAAATATTTTTCTGGGGCTTTACATTCGCAAGCTGCGATGTAGACGCCGTTTTGCATGCAGTAAGCGTTGCCAGAGCAATTCCTAGTAACAAGAATTTATTTTTCATAATATCTTTTAGTATATGCAAATATAACTATATGTATAATAAAACATTATTATTTATTATAAATTCTTAGTGTAAATGATTAAATTTGACGAAAATAATTCGAACAGATGAGCATTTTAAAAGGAGTAGGTGTTGCATTGGTAACACCCTTTAATGAAGATTTATCCGTTGACTTCGATAGTTTAACAAAACTTGTTGAATACAATATTGAAAACGGAACCAATTATTTGGTAGTATTAGGAACAACGGCTGAGGCCGCAACGCTTTCTGATGATGAGAAGAAACAGGTAATTGAGCATATCATTAAGGTGAATAATAAACGTCTTCCTCTTGTATTGGGAATAGGCGGAAACAATACTCTTGAGGTCAAGAAACAGATAGAAGAAGCAGATCTTTCTGCATTTGATGCTGTACTTTCTGTATCTCCATATTATAATAAACCTAATCAGGAGGGTCTTTACCAACACTATAAAGCGCTGGCTTCTACAGGAAAAAATATTATTATATACAATGTTCCGTCGAGAACGGGACAGAATGTTGATGCGGATACTACCATTCGTCTTGCAAAAGAATTCCCGAATCTTTTTATGATTAAGGAGGCAGCACCAAATATCTTACAATATTTTGATATCCTTAGAAAGAAGCCTGAAGGGTTCTCATTGGTTTCAGGAGATGATGAATATACACTTCCTGTTACTTTGGCAGGTGGAAATGGGGTAATTTCTGTGATCGGGCAAGGGTATCCAAAAGAATTTTCTACCATGGTACAATTGGCATTTGACGGAAAGGTAAAAGAAGCCTATGAGATTCACAACAAATTGGTTGAGATCACACGTCTTATTTTTGCAGAAGGAAATCCTTGTGGTATCAAAGTAGTGTTGGCTGAAAAGGGAATTATTAAGAACTATCTGAGACTTCCGTTGGTTCCTGCATCAGAGGGGCTATATGCTAAAATTAAAGCTGAAATGTCAAAGATTTAATTGATGAAATCGTTAATAACTGATTTTAATGTCAATTTGAAATTCACTTATGTGATAAAATTGATGATTTACAATTAACAAAATATAATTAAGTGAAAGGCTTCGGCTTTTCACTTTTTTTAATCATAATAGGAAAAATATGAAATTAACAAAAGCAACCGAAGACAACGTCACCTTAATTCAGGATCTTGCACGCAGAAGCTGGAAGAACGCCTATGCAGACATCCTTTCTGATGACCAAATGGAGTATATGCTTTCCGAAATGTATTCTAATACTGAACTTGAAAGCCAGCTCCAAAATCCCAATTATCACTATTACCTGATTTTGGATGAGGATAATGATTCCTATGAAGGATTTATTGGATACGAACACAATTATGAAGACAAAACGACAAAACTACATCGCATTTACTTGATTCCGGAAAGCAAAGGAAAAGGATTAGGAAAATTAGCACTTCAGTTTTTAAATGAAAAAGTTTCTGAAAACGGAAACGAAAGAATTATCCTGAATGTGAATAAACATAATGCAGCTAAAAAATTCTACGAATCCCAAGGATACAGGGTTTATGACGAGGGAGTATTTGATATTGGGAATGGGTTTGTGATGGATGATTTCTTAATGGAATTTCTAATTCACGATTAATTGACTTAAAATTCTGTAACTTTATCCTGTAATTCTATAACAAGTGATTTCTTTTTTTGATTCATCTTTGTCTCAGAACCAAATCACTTATAACAATACATTCATATGCTTGGTTTTGAGCTTATTTAGCTTTTTATCAGTATATTTTTTTCATCCTTAGTGTTTAAATTCCTGTATTAAAGAATACAGGAGTTTTTTGTTGTAGGGGTAAAGTTAAAAAAATA
This genomic interval from Chryseobacterium joostei contains the following:
- a CDS encoding 5'-nucleotidase C-terminal domain-containing protein; the protein is MKNKFLLLGIALATLTACKTASTSQLANVKPQKNISINNELKNDEEFVKFIEPYKQKLDKEMNQKISHTSVDLTKQGDNSNLGNLLADYTLEGGDQWTKANLKQNVDAALINIGGIRTTIGKGDIMLKNVFEVMPFENELIIVKMKGADLPGLFEYYAKTQVNNPVSHLYIETKNGQLTQSLVNGKTIDPNKDYYIATSDYLALGGDNMKFFGKGEAIPTGVKLRDLYIEYFKKNPEIVPATDVRLNFIGKK
- the dapA gene encoding 4-hydroxy-tetrahydrodipicolinate synthase, translated to MSILKGVGVALVTPFNEDLSVDFDSLTKLVEYNIENGTNYLVVLGTTAEAATLSDDEKKQVIEHIIKVNNKRLPLVLGIGGNNTLEVKKQIEEADLSAFDAVLSVSPYYNKPNQEGLYQHYKALASTGKNIIIYNVPSRTGQNVDADTTIRLAKEFPNLFMIKEAAPNILQYFDILRKKPEGFSLVSGDDEYTLPVTLAGGNGVISVIGQGYPKEFSTMVQLAFDGKVKEAYEIHNKLVEITRLIFAEGNPCGIKVVLAEKGIIKNYLRLPLVPASEGLYAKIKAEMSKI
- a CDS encoding GNAT family N-acetyltransferase, whose protein sequence is MKLTKATEDNVTLIQDLARRSWKNAYADILSDDQMEYMLSEMYSNTELESQLQNPNYHYYLILDEDNDSYEGFIGYEHNYEDKTTKLHRIYLIPESKGKGLGKLALQFLNEKVSENGNERIILNVNKHNAAKKFYESQGYRVYDEGVFDIGNGFVMDDFLMEFLIHD